TGCAAAAAAAGTTTGCCCTAATTATGGCAAAGCATCATGTAGTGTTTTCAGACACTATGATTTTACATTTGGTTTCGAGCTGTAAAGTCACAAAGAAGGATTAATGGCACAAATCAAAAAAGGTGAAGAAATGCAAACTATACAGTCAATTTTTACAAATGaacgaaaatttgtcaccaAGGGTTTAGAACTATTGCTTTGGTTCCTATTGCATTGCCTTTCCCTCTATATCATTACATTGGGACTTTACAAAATCATTGTTTATGCCAAATGACATTAAATGTCATAGTATCACactcaatataaaataatcccGATTTAGAAATCTTATAAAATAATCCCAATTTGGtttagaaattttgaaatttagatAATATTGAGTCTCATTACATAATCTTTTTTACTACTAACATGTATAAAATGACATCATCGGTATACACATAACACATATAATCGAAATTGAAATAGAAACTCAACACCATCTTccaaaaagacaaaaaaagaCTCGAGAAATgtaaaaagcaaataagaatAACATCTGACTAGAAAACATAACATTTTTACAATAGATCAAAAGCACAAACACTTGGCAACCTTAACTCATCATAAACTTCAACCACAACTATTCTTTTGTCCTAATTCAAAGCATTGCATACAAGATCTCATTCCAAGTATCAGGCACTCCAGGCAGACACCAATGGCTACAATCAGAGCTGTGCTCCTTCACCAGCTGGTCGTTCTTCCCCCCGGCTGCCCTGGCATAGACCGAGGGGTGACCGTCCCGTCTCAAATCCGACAACGTCATCACATCCTGAAACGACACCGGGAACTCCATGCTCCTCAGCACCTTCACCAGAACCACCATTGGCTCCGGGACATGAGGCCGGGTTAGATACTTCAACGGCTCCGTATCTTTACTACACTTCCCTCCATTCTCCCTGCATAAACAAGCCAAGATTTGAATTAGTTTAAGTAATCAgaatttgtaataaaatatttaatcatagaTTCATAGTAGTACTTACTTGTTATGTCTAGGTGACATGGTTCTAAAGAACACTTTAGTCCTCCTAGGATCAAGATTTAGGTCAATCCACTTAGCCCAAGTTCTCATCCCTTTCTCATAAGCAAGTGATGGATTGATGCCTTTATACACATTGTTCCCCTCCATCACAAAATCCCATCTGCAAGAAAACAACATCACTCAATCATGTTCAGACAGTCACTAAAACCGCGTAAAACAGAGGTGAAACGGGTGATCATACGAGCTTCGTTTGTCTGAGTGAGTCCACCAATGAGCCGAATCAAACACGAGGGCATCCACACCTCTCCAATACTTAGCATTCTCCTCAATCAAATCTAGGTGCAGTATTCTCTTCCCATCAGCCTCTCTCTTCAACTCCACTAAGAAAGGAGCCCAACAGAACTCAATAGACATCTCAAAATCCTGCCCAAATTTGGCAGAGTCATGACTCATTCTTGAATCGTGCAAAAAGTTATGAAATGTGAACACTCACTAGAGCAAGAAAGGCCATCGTAGGGCCGTTGTAGATGACCGATTTTCGAGATGTCGGGACCACGGACTGGACCAAGCAAACTAGAGACTCCCACTGGTTCCTCATTATGGAATCACCCACCAGCATgatcctcttcctcctcatcCTTCCAAGAAAATCCAATGCATCAAACCTGCATTTTCACAATACATACATTACACACATATGCAACAATCTTGCATCCTAGTACACTCCAAAAAAATCCTAGGACACTCCAAAAAATCTCCAAAGAATCTTGAATCATAGTACTACACTCCAAAGAATCTTGAATTCTAGTACACTCCAAAAATCCTAGAAAACTCCAAAAAATCCTAGTACACTGCAAAGAATGTTGAAGACTAGCTAGTACATTAATGGGGTGATCACCTAGGAATAGAGCAGCCGCGGGGCTTCCACCTCCACTTCTCGTAGTCGGAGTCGGGGCGGCCGTTTTTGCGGCAGGTGACGGCGCTGCTGAGGTAGGGGCAGTTGGCGTCGTAGAGAGGGTAGGTTTGATCGTAGACCCATTTTCCTTTGCTGAAGTCGCAGCTTCTGAGGGAGGAATGGCGGCTTTGGAACATGGAGATCTCGTCATCTTTGTCGTCTAGCCACTGGAGCTCTTGTTGGTCGTAGTTGGAGGATTGGATGAGAGAGAAGGAGGAGAgggagaagagaaagaagagggaGAGAAGGAGAGGGTTATTGGTTTGGAAGTCTGCCATTTTCAGACAGGAAAGCCTTTGGTGTGAGTGAAAGTGAGTGAGGTGTGTTTTATAATGTGTGAAAGTTTTGACAAGATTTTGTGATTCTTCAATCTTGGCTTGAGTTGCGGTAAATTAAATGGGCCATCTCACAATCATTGCATTGACTTGTTTTAGTACTTTCATACGGTATAAAACTGTGACGAATACAGAAAACGAAACTCGTGTGTCTGACAGCATATCATAAGCGCAAAAGAATTGGTGTGAAATTATCGCGTCATAGATGCAGCTGAAGCTCCAAAGATTGAATTTAATGAAGTTTTCGAGCTCTTATGAGCGGGATGTGAGGTTACTCGACCATCCAACCCCAAGTGAATCtatcattaattatatgttaCGTGCTCATGTATATTTACACAAAAGTACGTgcgtattttcatttttattattttttgttatagtcATTTTAACTATGTAGAAAATTCTTTTAGGTGCATGGTTtcagattattattattatgagtattattgttattacactatttttttaaaaaaacaagattttCAAGACGCCAATAAATAATTGGTTTACCGAGACTATGGGCCTACATGGTAA
The genomic region above belongs to Salvia hispanica cultivar TCC Black 2014 chromosome 3, UniMelb_Shisp_WGS_1.0, whole genome shotgun sequence and contains:
- the LOC125213725 gene encoding protein trichome birefringence-like 36 gives rise to the protein MADFQTNNPLLLSLFFLFSLSSFSLIQSSNYDQQELQWLDDKDDEISMFQSRHSSLRSCDFSKGKWVYDQTYPLYDANCPYLSSAVTCRKNGRPDSDYEKWRWKPRGCSIPRFDALDFLGRMRRKRIMLVGDSIMRNQWESLVCLVQSVVPTSRKSVIYNGPTMAFLALDFEMSIEFCWAPFLVELKREADGKRILHLDLIEENAKYWRGVDALVFDSAHWWTHSDKRSSWDFVMEGNNVYKGINPSLAYEKGMRTWAKWIDLNLDPRRTKVFFRTMSPRHNKENGGKCSKDTEPLKYLTRPHVPEPMVVLVKVLRSMEFPVSFQDVMTLSDLRRDGHPSVYARAAGGKNDQLVKEHSSDCSHWCLPGVPDTWNEILYAML